Proteins from a single region of Bacteroidales bacterium:
- a CDS encoding NAD(P)/FAD-dependent oxidoreductase, translating to MDNYDVLVVGAGPAGLLAAGSAAQRGSRVLVLEKMRQEGRKLLISGKGRCNITNDAEVTEFVRHVHPSGRFLRPAFGQFFSKEILELLHQYGVETICERGGRYFPASNHSSDVLSALLRWLKELNVEIRCGHRVEKLILVNRVIQGVQSDGQEFRAPRVILATGGKSYPATGSNGEGYELARSAGHTLTPVRPALVPLETTGDMARKLQGLTLKNVRATVWVNDKKRAEDFGEMIFTHFGLSGPVILTLSRMVVDALREESQVEVSIDLKPALDEQKLDTRLLRDLNASGKKLITNLFRNWLPASMIPVFLDTLGIDPAKEGHQISSGERKAIRNLMKDLRFKIQAHRSFKEAIITAGGIPTAEISSKTMESRLVQGLYFAGEMIDLDAETGGYNLQIAYSTGWLAGRSSSGL from the coding sequence ATGGATAATTATGATGTGCTCGTGGTGGGGGCTGGCCCTGCCGGTTTGCTGGCTGCAGGCAGTGCGGCCCAGAGAGGTTCCAGGGTGCTTGTGCTGGAGAAAATGAGGCAGGAGGGCAGAAAGCTTTTAATAAGCGGGAAGGGCCGGTGCAATATTACCAACGATGCAGAAGTCACGGAGTTTGTCAGGCATGTCCATCCTTCCGGCCGCTTTCTTCGTCCTGCTTTCGGACAATTTTTTTCTAAAGAGATTCTGGAGCTGCTTCATCAATATGGAGTGGAGACTATTTGCGAACGTGGAGGTCGATACTTTCCTGCCAGTAACCATTCCTCAGATGTGTTATCGGCGCTTCTGAGATGGTTAAAGGAGCTGAATGTGGAAATCCGTTGTGGGCACAGGGTCGAAAAACTGATTTTGGTAAACCGGGTCATTCAGGGTGTTCAGTCCGACGGTCAGGAATTCCGGGCCCCCAGGGTGATCCTGGCCACCGGAGGGAAATCCTATCCGGCCACCGGATCGAATGGGGAAGGATATGAACTGGCACGTTCAGCGGGGCATACACTTACGCCGGTCAGACCAGCCCTGGTTCCTCTCGAAACTACAGGGGATATGGCCCGGAAGCTTCAGGGCCTTACCCTGAAAAATGTAAGGGCCACGGTTTGGGTGAATGATAAGAAAAGAGCAGAAGATTTCGGAGAGATGATCTTTACTCATTTCGGACTCTCGGGCCCTGTTATACTTACGCTCAGCAGGATGGTGGTTGATGCATTGCGTGAGGAGAGTCAGGTGGAGGTATCAATCGATCTGAAGCCCGCTCTGGATGAGCAAAAACTGGATACGCGCCTGCTTCGGGATCTGAATGCTTCAGGGAAAAAATTAATTACCAATCTCTTTCGAAACTGGCTGCCGGCCTCCATGATTCCGGTTTTTTTGGATACCCTTGGAATTGATCCGGCCAAGGAGGGTCATCAGATCTCATCGGGAGAGCGAAAGGCGATCCGGAACCTGATGAAGGACCTGCGGTTTAAAATCCAGGCACATCGTTCGTTTAAAGAAGCCATTATTACCGCAGGTGGTATTCCAACAGCCGAGATATCCTCAAAAACCATGGAATCCAGGTTGGTGCAGGGACTCTATTTTGCAGGAGAGATGATCGATCTGGATGCCGAAACGGGTGGATATAACCTGCAGATTGCCTACTCTACCGGATGGCTGGCCGGAAGGTCGTCCTCCGGATTATAG